A segment of the uncultured Desulfobulbus sp. genome:
ATCAGGAGCTGTTTGCAGCGCTCAACCGCGGCCTGCTGATGAGCCTGGCCCTGATCATCCCCTCGGCCATCGGCGGGGTCTGCATCGGCATCTCGGCCGGTGCGGTCCGTGTTTTTGCCGGCCCCTGGGCACGCAGGCTGGGCGACGGCTACGCAGCCCTGTTCCGAGGCACGCCGCTGGTGGTGCAGCTCTTCGTGCTCTACTTCGGCCTGCCCAACCTCGGCCTCTATCTCACGCCCTATGCAGCGGCGGTAATCGGGTTCATGCTCTGCAGCGGCGCCTACCAGTCCGAATACGTGCGGGGCGCGCTGCTCTCGATCAAGCGGGGCCAGTACCTCGGGGCCCAGGCCCTGGGCTTCACCACCTGGCAGAGCGTGGTCCACATCATCGTGCCCCAGGCCATCCGCCGGGCGATCCACGGCTGCGGCAACGAGATCATCTACCTGATCAAGTACTCCTCCCTGGCCTATATCGTTACCTGCATGGAGTTGACCGGCGAAGGCAAGACCGTGGCCACCGAATATTTCCGCTTCACCGAAGTCTTTGCCATCATCGGCCTCTACTATCTGCTGCTTGTCACCCTGGCCATCTTTCTCCTCAAAAAAATCGAACAGCGGCTGTTTATCCCCGGTTTCGGCCACCAATAAACCTCGGCACCTCCGCTGTCCTTGAACAAAAACGATTCCATGCCTCTCTACAGCCCTATTACTCCAAACATCCGCGCCCGCATCGAGGAGCAGTTGAGTCCCGGCTCGATCGTCACCGC
Coding sequences within it:
- a CDS encoding amino acid ABC transporter permease, with the protein product MVEFSPFYQELFAALNRGLLMSLALIIPSAIGGVCIGISAGAVRVFAGPWARRLGDGYAALFRGTPLVVQLFVLYFGLPNLGLYLTPYAAAVIGFMLCSGAYQSEYVRGALLSIKRGQYLGAQALGFTTWQSVVHIIVPQAIRRAIHGCGNEIIYLIKYSSLAYIVTCMELTGEGKTVATEYFRFTEVFAIIGLYYLLLVTLAIFLLKKIEQRLFIPGFGHQ